One genomic segment of Belonocnema kinseyi isolate 2016_QV_RU_SX_M_011 chromosome 2, B_treatae_v1, whole genome shotgun sequence includes these proteins:
- the LOC117183011 gene encoding uncharacterized protein LOC117183011, protein MISLQLHKLKGLYTEAEKELAKHRYHQSAAGYKQLRKAGCNLPHENAVRIWINDFSITLGFCNNIFSAAKQSLAKLPTEERLCALKIDEFTLRCFEEYSQRLDCIEGLVNLGP, encoded by the coding sequence ATGATATCCCTGCAGCTCCATAAATTGAAGGGTCTTTACACCGAGGCGGAAAAAGAGTTGGCAAAACATAGGTACCACCAATCAGCAGCTGGTTACAAACAACTGCGAAAAGCTGGGTGTAATCTGCCTCACGAGAATGCAGTGAGAATCTGGATCAATGACTTTTCAATTACACTTGGATTCTGCAACAATATATTTAGCGCAGCAAAACAAAGTCTTGCAAAACTTCCAACAGAGGAACGACTATGTGCTCTAAAGATAGATGAATTTACATTGCGCTGTTTTGAAGAATATTCCCAAAGATTAGACTGCATAGAAGGTTTGGTTAACCTTGGACCTTAG